Part of the Limihaloglobus sulfuriphilus genome is shown below.
GTCTCACGCCAATATGATTCACGCATACGTTGATAAGCTGGACAATCTGCCCCCCGCGGTCGCCAACGGCACTATAGACGGGCTGGTTCTCAGCGGCTCATGCAGTGATGATCAGGTTATGAAAATGATTTCGGGAATTCCCAAAGTCTGGCTCAGTTCCCACCGCGAGGGTGAAATGGTTCTTCCTCTGGTTGGAAATGAAGGCATCGGCAAGATGGCGGCGGGTTATCTTTCGCGGCGGGGGCACAAAAAAATTGCTTTTCTGAATGCCTTTTCAGAGCATTTGGCAATGGCTACAAGGAGTGATTTTTTTGAGTTCTATGCCCGCAAAAATGATGTTGATGTTGAGCTTTTCACAAAGAGAAACAGGGAAAAGACTTACAACTCGATACATGAGATTAAGCATGCCCTCGAAGAGCTGATTGATCAATGGGCGTCGCAGCCCTCGCGGGCAACGGGGCTGTTTATCCCCCTCGATATCCAGGTGGCAATCTGTTATGAAATCCTGGCGGCAAAAGGCATAAAAGCCGGTATAGATGTCGATATTATCGGCTGTGATAACGATGAGGCGGCGTTGATGGGTCTAAGCCCTAAGCCGGCAACAATTGAAATCGGTGCCGCGGCAATGGGTTACCGCGCTGTTCAGGAGCTCATGTGGAGAATCGATAATCCCCATGCGAAAAAGCATGACAGTGTTACAGTCGTGGTAGAGCCGAAGCTTGTGCCGGGCGGCGTAACAGATTTTTTTGTAAAATAGAAATAGATTTTCAGATGTTTTGGCCGCCTGTTAGTGGTGGCGGCTGAAATGATAAATTTTTGTGAATCCTTATTAGAAAGGGAAAGAAAATGTTAAAGAAAATGTTATTTATCGTGGTATTGTTAATGTTAGCAATTTATGCAAATGCAGCAAAAATCGGCGACTGGTCCTTTGACGAGGGCGAGGGCCAGTGGACGTATAATTCGGTTCCGGGTTATACGGACCTCAGGCGAGGCTCGAGCGACGGCACATGGCAGGACCCGCAATGGTCAACCGAGGGCTACAGCGGCAACTGCCTGCATTTCATTGGTGAGCAAGGCAGCGGCGATGGCGATACCGACATACTGCGGCCAAACAGCACAGCGGATTTAAGTGCTTTCTACACGCAGACTTTTACGGTTGATGCCTGCATAAACCTCGATTCGATTCCGCTGAATACGTTCGACTGGTACAATCCTTACACGATTATCTCTTTCGGCGGCAAAGACGCGTTGAACAACAACAAGGACGTATATTTCCTTAGAGTTACGCAGCGCAGCGAAGGTGTTGGAATGCTAAACGGCTATTTCTATTCAGAAGACGGTGTCGGGCATTCATTCTCCCACTCGGCGGATATCCTTGCCGGTCAATGGTACAATGTCGGCTTCTCTGTTGACAGCTCATCAACCACTGACAACGTAAGCCTTTGGGTTAACGGCATCGAAGAGACCAAAAGCTCATCGTCAGTAGCAAGAACCGACTTGACGATTAACGGCGAGAGCCTTGTTCTGGGAGCTATGTACGCAAGGTCCAGGTCACTTAACGGCCGCCTTGATGAAGTAAAGTTCTATGACAGCGTAGAAGCAGTTCCCGAGCCGGCTACATTTGCCCTTATGGCAGGTGCGGCATGTTTCGGTGTTCTTCGCAGAAAAGATAAAAAATAACACTAATTTTATTGTTTAGAGTTAATAGAGGTATTCAAATGACTAAGAAATTGCTATTTATTATGATAGCGACGGCGGCGGTTTCGCTGACTTATGCCGAAACTATCGGTTACTGGCCTTTCGAGGAAAATTCGGGTCAATTTGCAAACTGTCCGCCGGCGCTGGCCGGGGCCCTGCCGTTTCGGCTTGGCTCCAGCGGCTCTGCCTGGCAGGACCCTGAGTGGTCAACAGATGGTTATTCGGGTAACTGCCTGCACTTTATGAGTGCAGCGGGGCGGCCTGACGGCGAGCTGGATCTGATCCGGCCCGAGCCCGAAACAGACGTAAGCATGTATAACACAGATACATTCACTGTCGAAGCGTGGATCAAGCTCGACTCCATACCGGATAATACGTTTGACTACTACAATCCGTACCAGATTATCTGTTTTGGCGGTGTAGATAGCGAAAGTGCGAATAAGTATGCGTACTTCCTAAGAGTTACGCAGCGCAGCGAGGGTGTTGGAATGCTTAACGGCTACTTCTATTCGAGTGACGGCACCGGATATTCTTTTATCCATTCCGCCGATCTGCTCGTGGGACAGTGGTATCATGTCGCATTCGCAGTTGACGGCTCTTCCACGACAGACAATGTAAGTATATGGGTAAACGGAGCGGAAGAGGTTAACTCTGCCGCGGCATCGCCCAGAACAGACCTGGCCATCACAGGTGAAAGCCTGGCGGTCGGCACAAACTGGCTCAGACAGAGGGGCTTCAACGGCTATATCGATGAGCTTCGTATTTCTGATACCAGGCTTGCTACATCAGAGCTGATGATAAACGGCGGCAGTGTAAACATACCCGAGCCGCAGAGAGAAACACTTGCCTGGTGGCGTTTCGAAGAGCAGGCCGGCCAGATTGCCCATTGTGAGCCGGGAATGTCTGATATCAGTATGAGGCTTGGCACCAGCGACAGCGACTGGCACGACTGCGACTGGGTCGCGGAAGGTATCAGCGGCGGCGGTGTAATGTGTTACAGCGATATTGATACGGGCACTCTTGGGTATTTGACAGTTGATGCCGCCGACGAGGCCAAAGTTCCTACTCTTATGACCGAGTCCTTCACCGTCGAGGCATGTATATGGCCGCAGTATATACCGCTGCTTAACCAGGCCGGCACAGGTGCGGAATTTGGTTTTTATGATCCGTTCTCGATCTTTGATATCAAGGAATGGAGCTCCGAAGCCACTGTTACCGGAGATAATTCGATGTTCTGCCTTATCAGGTTTATGCCCAATGAAACAGGTGAATTCGGCCGTCTTGAGGCTGCCTGGTATGATGACGATACTATGAGGACAATACTGCATAACAGCACAGATATTCCCCAGCAGGAGTGGACACATGTTGCTTTCGCTTATGACGCGACAAAGGCATACGACAATGCCACTCTGTATGTCAACGGCGTGGGCACCAGCTTCTCCACAAGCAGGCTGCCCAGGACTGATCAGATTCTGCCCAAGCTGACAATCGGTGGAATGTGGGCAGGAAACTACGTTAAACGCGGTTTCTGGGGAATGATTGATGAGGTAAGGATTACCAACAAGGCCCTTACGTCTCAAGAGCTTCTGCTTCCTGAAAATCCCCACGGCCTTGACGCGGTCTATCTTGACGGCGATCTTAACAGGGATTTGTATGTAGATACTGCTGATCTGGCTTTGATGGCAGAGAACTGGCTTGCTAATTAATCGTAACTCTAAATGGAGCTTATAATATGAAGACCAAAATATACATTATTACTTTGTTGGCCGTGCTCGCTGCGGGCATCTCTCATGCCGAGCTTGTAGGAATGTGGAATTTTTCCGAAGGCACGGGCGAAAATACTTACAGCGAGGTCGGCGATTTTACTCTGCAGCGCGGTACCAGCCAAAGCGACTGGGCAAACCCGCTGTGGTACGAAGACGGGCTCAGCGGTTATTGTTTTCTCTTTGAGAACGATAAGGGTGAGAGCGAAAACGACAGAGATTTTCTAACTCCCTTAGACGGTGTTGATGTCTCCGCCGTGATTACTCCGGAATTCACCATTGACGCATGGGTGAAACTGAACTCACTGCCGGTGGGTTTTTCTTCTAACGATCCTTACTATCTCGTCTGGGCGGGTGATATGGAAAATGTCACAAGCAACAACTACTTTATCCGTATGGATCAGTCCGGGTTGCGGTACGCCTCGTTTATCGGCGGCTTCTATTATGATGATAACGGAACGCCTACCTACAACAGGTTTATACACACAACGAGACTTGAACCGGGGCTTTGGTACCGTCTGGTATTCAGCTATGACCCGTCACTGCCCGGCGGAAACGCAAAACTTTGGGTAAACGGCGAGCTTTACAGCGAGGATTCTAATCTTGTACCTATAACCGATGGCTATACCACACCCTGGTTTGTTCTCGGTGCCGCGCGCCAGAGCGGCTCGCAGTACAGGTCGTTTGACGGGCTTATTGATCAGTTCAGATTTTATGATCACGCAGTTCAGGATCTCTCTGAGCTGGACGAGGGCGATTGCAATTACCCCGGGACAGAGAGAAATACCGCTGATATCAACGGCGACTGCATTGTAAATATGCTTGATTTCAGCTCAATAGCCCAGTCATGGCTGATGAACACTGATCCGACAAATGTCGAATAATAATCGGAGAAAACCTTACATGAAAATTTTCCAGAAAACAAACAAGGCATTCACACTGATAGAGCTTCTTGTTGTGATTTCTATAATCGCGGTTTTGATGGCTATCCTGCTTCCTTCACTTTCTATGGTGAGGAAGCAGGCCAAAAAGCTTGTCTGCGGCTCAAACCTGAGACAGCTCCAGTTATCCGCCGCGGCATATACGAACTCCAACGACAATAAGTTTCCCTTCCAGGACGGCCGAGGCTTCCACGGCAACGACGGCGTTAAGGCCCTGAATGCCCTTAACCGTGAGAGCAGCGACTGGCGTGAGAACTGGATTTACAGTCTGGTCAACTACGGCAATCTGCCCAAGGAATCGTATGTCTGCCCGGAAATAACTTCCCTGTTCAACCGCGAGAAAAACGCTGTGGCTGATGATAGGGGTTATTATTTCAGCTATACGGCAAACGGCGTTCTGACTCATTACGGCGGCAGGTACATCAAACGTCCTTCAGAGGTTGTATCCTTTATGGATGATGTTTACCTTGCGACTTCTGCCGTAATACGTGCCTCGATTCAGACGCATTTCCTCTCACGCAGAGGAGATCCGCCGCCGTCACCGTCTCCGGCTGACGCGGGCTTTTCCGGCTGGATGCGGTTCAGCGACGCAGACCTGATCTGTGACGGGCCGCACGATATGGATACTCACACAGCCAGATGGTTTGATGAGCCGCGGATAGAAGCCAAAAGCAGCTCCGGCGGAAACGGCGGCGGGCGAAACTACGTGTTTGCCGACGGACATGTCGAATATATGAAATGGGACGAAATTTCCAGCAGGCATTTCGGCCTTAAGATTAACGGCAAAGACCAGCAGGAAGAAGACGTTCCCGGCTACCAGAGCAATGGCAGACTTGGCTACATAAGCCAGTAAAATTACATTTATCACAACACAGAATAAAAACAGATATACGGAGACAAGAATTTGCTTTATCAGAAAAAGTATATAGTTCACCGCTGCGCGCATAATCCGATACTTACAAAAGACGATTTTCCCGGTGATATCGTAAGTGTATTCAACAGTGGAATTATCAAGCATAACGGCAAATACGTTATGATCTGCCGCTGTGAAGATTCGTCGTTCAGCCGGTACATGTGGGTCGCCCAGAGCGATGACGGCATCAAATTTACACTACGGGATAAACCGCTGGCGATGCCGTTGGATGACCCGCTTTTCCGCGAGTATGTCGATGGAGAGAAATCGTACTGGGATCCGCGTATCACCTGTATCGAAGGCCAGCACTATATTGTTCATGCGGCGGATGTTACTAACGGGGCGAGCTGTCAGTTAGGTCTTTTCAAGATCGATGATTCATTCGAAAAGCTCGAGTGGATGGGGCTGATTTCTGAGCCGGATAACCGCAACGGAGTACTCTTCCCAAGAAAAATAAACGGCCTTTATTACAGGCTCGACCGTCCCAACGATAACGGCGGTTTCGATATCTGGGCATGTTCAAGCCCCGATTTGATTTACTGGGGCAACCCGCGGCGGGTTTTGTCCAAAAGCCTGATCGGCTGGGGTGAAAAGAAGATCGGTCCCGGGGCAGTTCCAATAGAAACAGACGCCGGCTGGCTGTGCATAATCCACGGCGTGCGGCGGCAGTGTACCGATGAGGTTTACAGTCTCGGCGTTATGCTGCTGGACAGGGACGATCCGACTAAGATGATTGCCTGCAGCAGGCGGGCGATCCTGGCGCCTGAAGAGCCTTACGAGCTGATGGGCCAGAGCATGAACGTTGTGTTTACAAACGGCGCGGTCGCAGAAGATGACGGCACCGTCAAGATATATTACGGCGGTGCTGACCAGGTTCAGTGCCTGGCAACAGCGAAGATTGATGATTTGATAGATTCATGCTTAAATGACAGATAGTTTAGAGATAACCGCATAATGAGACATTTGATATTTATATTGCTTTTTACTGTTCCGGGCGTTTTTGCCTCGGCCCGTGGGCCTGAGCTGCCGTTTTCCGGCGATGCGAACCAGGAAGTTACTCTTCGGGCCGTGGCTGGAATTAAGGATTACTCTGATGGGATCGGAAATTACATTATATCCGCCTTCGACTCAGAAAATCCCAATCAGCTGGTTTTCGGCCTTAGAATGTATGACAAGAAACTTGAGTTTGTTACCATCGCTGATATCGCTGATGACGGCAAACCCGTTTACCGAGGTGTAAAGTCGAAATCTAATGTGCCGCTCGGGCGGGATGTTTACCTCTGCGCGGTCAGGACGCACCAGCGGCTTACAGTGTATATCAACGGGCTTGCCGAGGGAGTGCGGACAATAACTACAGAGACGCCCGCGGCGAATCGGCTTCGTATTGGTGCTGAGTGCCGCTCGGGCAACACCGCCAGGGATATAAAAGGCGTGATAAAACAGCCCAGGGTTTTTGCTAAAGCCTTTACGCCCAAAGAGGTCGCCAAAGACTATGCCTCGATCTTCGGCAATGACATCAAACCGCTCATCAGAGATGATGGGATATACCTGCCGCTGAAAGTCTCACCCAGGCCGGCCGAGTTTCCTGATGCC
Proteins encoded:
- a CDS encoding LacI family DNA-binding transcriptional regulator, yielding MFYYALMVSITEIADMAGVSPATVSRTLTKSAKVSDETLARIEEAMEKSGYSLEIHRKRNNSRVARVKNIAFLILSRDVLQDYSSSFNKTTRAVSSAIIQSHANMIHAYVDKLDNLPPAVANGTIDGLVLSGSCSDDQVMKMISGIPKVWLSSHREGEMVLPLVGNEGIGKMAAGYLSRRGHKKIAFLNAFSEHLAMATRSDFFEFYARKNDVDVELFTKRNREKTYNSIHEIKHALEELIDQWASQPSRATGLFIPLDIQVAICYEILAAKGIKAGIDVDIIGCDNDEAALMGLSPKPATIEIGAAAMGYRAVQELMWRIDNPHAKKHDSVTVVVEPKLVPGGVTDFFVK
- a CDS encoding LamG-like jellyroll fold domain-containing protein — translated: MLAIYANAAKIGDWSFDEGEGQWTYNSVPGYTDLRRGSSDGTWQDPQWSTEGYSGNCLHFIGEQGSGDGDTDILRPNSTADLSAFYTQTFTVDACINLDSIPLNTFDWYNPYTIISFGGKDALNNNKDVYFLRVTQRSEGVGMLNGYFYSEDGVGHSFSHSADILAGQWYNVGFSVDSSSTTDNVSLWVNGIEETKSSSSVARTDLTINGESLVLGAMYARSRSLNGRLDEVKFYDSVEAVPEPATFALMAGAACFGVLRRKDKK
- a CDS encoding LamG domain-containing protein, with translation MTKKLLFIMIATAAVSLTYAETIGYWPFEENSGQFANCPPALAGALPFRLGSSGSAWQDPEWSTDGYSGNCLHFMSAAGRPDGELDLIRPEPETDVSMYNTDTFTVEAWIKLDSIPDNTFDYYNPYQIICFGGVDSESANKYAYFLRVTQRSEGVGMLNGYFYSSDGTGYSFIHSADLLVGQWYHVAFAVDGSSTTDNVSIWVNGAEEVNSAAASPRTDLAITGESLAVGTNWLRQRGFNGYIDELRISDTRLATSELMINGGSVNIPEPQRETLAWWRFEEQAGQIAHCEPGMSDISMRLGTSDSDWHDCDWVAEGISGGGVMCYSDIDTGTLGYLTVDAADEAKVPTLMTESFTVEACIWPQYIPLLNQAGTGAEFGFYDPFSIFDIKEWSSEATVTGDNSMFCLIRFMPNETGEFGRLEAAWYDDDTMRTILHNSTDIPQQEWTHVAFAYDATKAYDNATLYVNGVGTSFSTSRLPRTDQILPKLTIGGMWAGNYVKRGFWGMIDEVRITNKALTSQELLLPENPHGLDAVYLDGDLNRDLYVDTADLALMAENWLAN
- a CDS encoding LamG domain-containing protein, yielding MKTKIYIITLLAVLAAGISHAELVGMWNFSEGTGENTYSEVGDFTLQRGTSQSDWANPLWYEDGLSGYCFLFENDKGESENDRDFLTPLDGVDVSAVITPEFTIDAWVKLNSLPVGFSSNDPYYLVWAGDMENVTSNNYFIRMDQSGLRYASFIGGFYYDDNGTPTYNRFIHTTRLEPGLWYRLVFSYDPSLPGGNAKLWVNGELYSEDSNLVPITDGYTTPWFVLGAARQSGSQYRSFDGLIDQFRFYDHAVQDLSELDEGDCNYPGTERNTADINGDCIVNMLDFSSIAQSWLMNTDPTNVE
- a CDS encoding type II secretion system protein, translating into MKIFQKTNKAFTLIELLVVISIIAVLMAILLPSLSMVRKQAKKLVCGSNLRQLQLSAAAYTNSNDNKFPFQDGRGFHGNDGVKALNALNRESSDWRENWIYSLVNYGNLPKESYVCPEITSLFNREKNAVADDRGYYFSYTANGVLTHYGGRYIKRPSEVVSFMDDVYLATSAVIRASIQTHFLSRRGDPPPSPSPADAGFSGWMRFSDADLICDGPHDMDTHTARWFDEPRIEAKSSSGGNGGGRNYVFADGHVEYMKWDEISSRHFGLKINGKDQQEEDVPGYQSNGRLGYISQ
- a CDS encoding glycoside hydrolase family 130 protein, giving the protein MLYQKKYIVHRCAHNPILTKDDFPGDIVSVFNSGIIKHNGKYVMICRCEDSSFSRYMWVAQSDDGIKFTLRDKPLAMPLDDPLFREYVDGEKSYWDPRITCIEGQHYIVHAADVTNGASCQLGLFKIDDSFEKLEWMGLISEPDNRNGVLFPRKINGLYYRLDRPNDNGGFDIWACSSPDLIYWGNPRRVLSKSLIGWGEKKIGPGAVPIETDAGWLCIIHGVRRQCTDEVYSLGVMLLDRDDPTKMIACSRRAILAPEEPYELMGQSMNVVFTNGAVAEDDGTVKIYYGGADQVQCLATAKIDDLIDSCLNDR